The Neorhodopirellula lusitana genome includes a window with the following:
- a CDS encoding sigma-54 interaction domain-containing protein — protein MSVRGQLLPGVIGQSPAMREVDRITRKVAATNASVLILGETGTGKELIAAAIHQLSHRSGGPFVKVNCGALSESLLESELFGHVRGAFTGAVANRAGRFEAADGGSIFLDEINSTTMTLQVKLLRVLQEKEFERVGDTATNHTDARVIAASNRDLMRQVHSDRFREDLYWRLNVVPIEIPALRHRRDDIPSLVSFFLEYYNEINDRYVSHIAPEVLVAFQDYHWPGNVRELQNYVERAVVMSDTDELTLDLLPACVLNGEPIHDGFTGSFDDRSPGATDGGVPDQGALDSRYSSPGSPNRPAANAGGSPANPATYVDRMDAKTLAKYVVSRGLAEAGQDDEVHSTVVDQVEKELIIQVLAQCGGVQTKAAAKLGMNRNTLHKKINQYGLG, from the coding sequence GTGAGTGTGCGTGGTCAATTGCTGCCCGGTGTTATCGGACAATCACCTGCAATGCGGGAAGTTGATCGTATTACACGCAAAGTTGCCGCTACCAATGCATCGGTACTGATTCTAGGCGAAACCGGCACGGGCAAGGAATTAATCGCCGCGGCGATCCACCAGCTTAGCCATCGCAGTGGCGGCCCGTTCGTGAAAGTGAACTGTGGTGCTCTTAGCGAAAGCTTGCTCGAAAGCGAGTTGTTCGGTCACGTCCGGGGGGCCTTCACGGGAGCGGTCGCGAACCGGGCCGGACGATTTGAAGCCGCCGACGGCGGTTCGATCTTTTTGGACGAAATCAACAGCACGACGATGACGTTGCAGGTCAAGTTGTTGCGGGTTTTGCAAGAAAAGGAATTCGAGCGAGTTGGTGACACGGCCACTAACCACACCGACGCCCGAGTCATTGCGGCAAGTAACCGTGACTTGATGCGACAGGTTCATTCAGACCGATTTCGAGAGGATCTTTACTGGCGTCTTAACGTCGTGCCCATCGAGATCCCCGCACTGCGACATCGCCGGGACGACATCCCTTCGCTAGTCTCGTTTTTCTTGGAGTATTACAACGAGATCAACGACCGGTATGTCTCTCACATCGCGCCCGAGGTGCTGGTCGCGTTCCAGGATTATCACTGGCCGGGGAACGTTCGTGAGTTGCAAAATTACGTTGAACGTGCGGTCGTGATGAGCGATACGGACGAGTTGACGCTCGACTTGTTGCCCGCCTGCGTGCTCAACGGTGAACCGATCCATGATGGCTTCACTGGCTCGTTTGATGACCGTTCACCTGGTGCGACGGATGGCGGGGTGCCCGATCAAGGTGCACTCGATAGCAGGTACTCATCGCCTGGATCGCCCAACCGTCCAGCGGCGAATGCCGGCGGTAGCCCTGCTAATCCAGCGACGTATGTTGACCGAATGGATGCAAAGACCTTGGCGAAGTATGTCGTCTCGAGAGGTCTGGCCGAAGCTGGGCAGGATGACGAAGTGCATTCAACAGTGGTGGATCAGGTCGAAAAGGAACTGATCATCCAGGTGCTCGCTCAGTGCGGGGGCGTGCAGACCAAAGCCGCCGCCAAGCTTGGCATGAATCGCAACACGCTTCACAAAAAGATCAACCAGTACGGGCTCGGTTGA
- a CDS encoding sugar ABC transporter ATP-binding protein encodes MTPRLELTGIVKSFGATRALDGVDLTVRPGEVHAIIGENGAGKSTLMKVLSGAHRPDAGVIRLDGQELELADPRQSQAAGIAMIYQELNLAPDLSVVENITLGQEPTYAGWRRATGWIDRRKQKQAAVDALAKLHCETISLDRPISELSIAQQQMIEIARAVATSSAAISSSTAATPSSSSTNATDVPGPCSPLRLLILDEPTSSLTQVDTEHLFTVIERLKEDGISVLYISHFLEECQHIADRFTVLRDGKSVGSGAMPHTTSTNPPQTNKPLSSEHDTPKTPDIPPESMESIIHMMVGRDVSQLYPDLQHTRGEVALELQDVEGTSLPKQVSLSVHHGEIFGIAGLIGAGRTETLRALFGLDSLAAGRVVVHGQTADRRSPRSSWLNDSMGLVSEDRKNEGLFLNSSLSDNLTMTRLGNYRRRGLLSTSQMNQTTLDWMERLDVKAAGPDQKIGELSGGNQQKIALGRLLHHDCDILLLDEPTRGIDIGSKQAIYQQIGELAAQGKAIVLVSSYLPELLGVCDRIGVFAQGRLTEIRNTDQWTEHDLLSAAI; translated from the coding sequence ATGACGCCCCGGCTGGAATTGACCGGAATCGTCAAGTCATTCGGCGCCACGCGAGCGCTCGACGGTGTCGACTTAACGGTTCGCCCAGGTGAAGTTCACGCCATCATCGGCGAAAACGGCGCGGGCAAAAGCACGCTGATGAAAGTTCTCAGTGGGGCCCACCGACCCGACGCAGGTGTGATCCGACTGGATGGTCAAGAGCTGGAATTGGCGGATCCTCGGCAATCGCAAGCCGCCGGGATCGCGATGATTTACCAGGAACTGAACCTGGCGCCGGACCTGTCCGTCGTCGAGAACATTACCCTGGGCCAAGAACCCACTTACGCGGGTTGGCGCCGAGCGACGGGCTGGATCGACCGCCGCAAACAAAAGCAGGCCGCCGTTGATGCTCTCGCAAAATTGCACTGCGAAACAATTTCGCTAGATCGCCCAATCAGTGAGCTCTCGATCGCACAGCAACAAATGATCGAGATCGCCCGCGCGGTGGCAACCTCATCCGCGGCAATCTCATCTTCAACAGCCGCAACGCCATCCTCCAGTTCCACCAACGCCACCGATGTTCCGGGGCCGTGTTCGCCATTGAGGTTGCTGATCCTGGATGAACCGACCAGCAGTCTGACTCAAGTGGATACCGAACATCTTTTCACGGTCATCGAACGACTCAAGGAGGATGGTATCAGTGTGCTCTACATCAGCCATTTTCTGGAAGAATGCCAACACATCGCCGACCGATTCACGGTCCTTCGCGACGGCAAAAGTGTCGGCAGCGGAGCGATGCCCCATACCACTTCCACCAATCCGCCACAAACAAACAAACCACTTTCCAGCGAACACGACACCCCCAAAACACCCGACATACCGCCGGAATCGATGGAGTCCATCATTCACATGATGGTGGGTCGAGACGTATCGCAACTCTATCCCGACTTGCAACACACCCGCGGCGAGGTGGCTTTGGAATTGCAAGACGTGGAAGGCACGTCACTTCCCAAACAGGTCAGCCTCAGCGTTCATCATGGCGAGATTTTTGGCATCGCCGGATTGATCGGAGCCGGTCGCACCGAGACGCTTCGCGCCCTGTTCGGACTGGACTCGCTGGCCGCGGGACGTGTCGTAGTGCATGGCCAGACGGCCGATCGACGTTCCCCTCGTTCAAGTTGGCTCAACGACTCGATGGGGCTGGTATCGGAAGACCGCAAGAACGAAGGACTGTTTCTAAACAGCAGCCTAAGCGACAACCTCACGATGACACGCTTGGGCAACTACCGACGTCGCGGCTTGTTGTCGACATCACAAATGAACCAGACAACGCTGGACTGGATGGAACGACTCGACGTCAAAGCGGCGGGCCCGGACCAGAAAATCGGAGAACTATCCGGCGGCAACCAACAGAAGATCGCCCTGGGCCGCTTACTGCATCACGATTGCGATATTCTGCTGTTGGACGAACCCACTCGGGGGATCGATATCGGCAGCAAACAGGCGATTTACCAGCAAATTGGCGAACTGGCTGCCCAGGGCAAAGCGATCGTCCTGGTCAGCAGCTACCTGCCCGAGTTGCTGGGGGTCTGTGATAGAATCGGCGTATTCGCTCAAGGACGACTCACCGAAATACGAAATACAGATCAGTGGACCGAACATGATCTGCTGTCCGCCGCGATCTAG
- a CDS encoding TatD family hydrolase yields MDFIDPHLHMVSRTTDDYANLARMGCIAISEPAFWAGYDRGSADGFRDYFEQLTAVEPKRAAQFGIQHYCWLCINAKEAENVSLSREVIAMIPEFLDRPGVLGIGEIGLNKNTKNEATVFMEHLELAIQYDQPILIHTPHLEDKYQGTRMILDMLCDDSRINPDRVLVDHVEEHTIAEVLDRGFWAGMTLYPVTKCTPDRAADMIERFGGERLLANSAGDWGVSKPTAVPDLIFQMRQRGHAESLIRKVVFDNPVEFFSKSGKFQTPTRKA; encoded by the coding sequence ATGGATTTCATTGACCCGCATCTTCACATGGTCAGCCGGACCACGGACGACTACGCCAACCTGGCTCGGATGGGTTGTATCGCGATTAGCGAGCCTGCGTTTTGGGCGGGGTACGACCGCGGCAGCGCCGATGGTTTTCGTGACTACTTCGAACAACTCACCGCCGTCGAACCAAAGCGTGCTGCCCAGTTCGGCATCCAGCATTACTGTTGGTTGTGCATCAACGCCAAAGAAGCGGAAAACGTTTCCTTGTCGCGTGAAGTGATCGCGATGATCCCCGAGTTTCTCGATCGCCCCGGAGTCTTGGGGATCGGCGAAATTGGCTTGAACAAGAACACCAAAAACGAAGCCACGGTGTTCATGGAGCATCTCGAACTCGCGATCCAGTACGACCAACCGATCCTGATCCATACGCCACACTTGGAAGACAAATACCAAGGCACGCGAATGATTTTGGACATGCTTTGTGACGACTCGCGAATCAATCCCGACCGCGTTTTGGTTGACCACGTCGAAGAACACACCATCGCCGAAGTCCTGGATCGAGGGTTCTGGGCGGGAATGACGCTGTACCCGGTCACCAAGTGCACGCCCGACCGCGCCGCTGACATGATTGAACGTTTTGGTGGCGAACGGTTGCTGGCGAATTCGGCCGGTGACTGGGGCGTTAGTAAGCCAACCGCCGTGCCCGATCTGATTTTCCAAATGCGGCAACGCGGTCATGCGGAATCATTGATCCGAAAAGTCGTTTTCGACAACCCGGTCGAGTTCTTTTCCAAGAGCGGCAAATTCCAAACGCCGACACGCAAAGCCTGA
- a CDS encoding Gfo/Idh/MocA family protein: protein MASRTNRRLFLGQSAAMTAGVGYFAGTSTAADVKPASALNALSAACIGVGGKGGSDTSHIGEQGVSIAALCDVDGDTLSKKGREFPDAQKFDDFREMLDKMGDKIDIVTCSTPDHTHAAACVKAMNMGKHIYCQKPLTWSIQEARLMRETAEKTGVVTQMGNQGSSEDGLREAVEVIQSGAIGDVTEVHIWSNRPVWPQGGGRPAGEDPVPESLNWDAWIGPAPMRPYKKGAYHSFNWRGWVDFGTGALGDMACHTTNMPVRALQLWDPVAVTAVKNPGIVEGEQYPGSSSLMFEFPERDGLPACKFYWYDGGNLPSEESLSMLPQSFQKRIAQQRAGGRKTSGSLILGSKGAVFSPDDYGAKYYLLPQDDFADYQVPDQTLPRIPFKAGGDQRQKWEFVQTCKGEYEPGTFSGFDIAGRLTETILVGNLAMRAGEGQRIEWNAKDLTSPNVTAVNEFVGREYRSGWELGS, encoded by the coding sequence ATGGCTTCAAGAACCAATCGCCGGCTATTCCTCGGCCAATCCGCAGCAATGACTGCCGGCGTCGGCTACTTCGCAGGCACCTCCACTGCCGCAGACGTGAAACCCGCTTCTGCTTTGAATGCACTATCCGCGGCCTGCATTGGCGTCGGCGGCAAAGGGGGTAGCGACACCAGTCACATTGGCGAGCAAGGCGTATCGATCGCTGCGTTATGCGACGTGGACGGCGACACATTGAGCAAAAAGGGTCGCGAGTTCCCCGACGCGCAGAAGTTTGACGACTTCCGAGAAATGCTGGACAAGATGGGTGACAAGATCGACATCGTCACCTGCAGCACGCCTGACCACACCCACGCGGCGGCCTGTGTCAAAGCCATGAACATGGGCAAGCACATCTATTGTCAAAAGCCTCTGACATGGTCGATCCAAGAAGCTCGACTGATGCGAGAGACCGCCGAAAAGACCGGCGTCGTCACGCAAATGGGCAACCAAGGTTCCAGCGAAGATGGCCTGCGAGAAGCCGTTGAAGTCATTCAAAGTGGTGCGATTGGCGACGTCACCGAGGTGCACATTTGGTCCAACCGACCCGTTTGGCCACAAGGTGGTGGGCGACCCGCTGGCGAAGATCCTGTGCCGGAATCGTTGAACTGGGATGCCTGGATCGGCCCGGCTCCGATGCGTCCCTACAAAAAAGGTGCCTACCACTCATTCAACTGGCGTGGCTGGGTCGACTTTGGCACCGGTGCCTTGGGCGACATGGCATGCCACACCACCAACATGCCTGTGCGAGCCCTGCAGTTGTGGGACCCCGTCGCGGTGACCGCAGTAAAGAACCCGGGAATCGTTGAGGGTGAACAGTACCCCGGCAGCAGCTCGTTGATGTTCGAATTCCCCGAACGTGATGGATTGCCAGCCTGCAAGTTCTATTGGTACGACGGGGGCAACTTGCCTTCCGAAGAGTCGCTGTCCATGTTGCCCCAATCATTCCAAAAACGAATCGCTCAACAGCGTGCCGGCGGACGCAAAACAAGCGGCTCGTTGATTTTGGGCAGCAAGGGAGCAGTCTTTTCGCCCGATGATTACGGTGCCAAGTACTACCTTTTGCCACAAGACGACTTCGCCGACTATCAGGTTCCCGACCAAACTTTGCCACGGATTCCTTTCAAGGCTGGCGGTGACCAACGCCAAAAGTGGGAATTCGTACAAACCTGCAAGGGCGAATACGAGCCAGGAACGTTCAGCGGCTTCGACATCGCGGGCCGTCTGACCGAAACGATCCTGGTAGGCAACCTCGCCATGCGAGCGGGCGAAGGACAACGGATTGAGTGGAACGCGAAGGACCTAACAAGCCCCAACGTGACCGCGGTTAACGAGTTTGTCGGTCGCGAATACCGCAGTGGCTGGGAATTAGGCTCCTAG
- a CDS encoding 2Fe-2S iron-sulfur cluster-binding protein, which produces MTDNAYNRRDPAKPFPHFPIQEDCIVIFGELTIGVIGLVLTYHLVAQFVSRRELASRDLDYKTEMQSVLSREAEARDRLVKRRPSDFGWKGWRDVQVMDVRDESPDCRSFRFGPLDGSRGHDKILPRFRGGQSILVSMRDAQTGKRVSRCYSLSGGPDEPHYRITVKRVPGGKVSNWLHDHLRVGDHIQIQQPRGSFHVNELRADQPLVLIAAGIGITPMLSMLLENLEQTPKRRVALFYQLRSNDNAPFLKALRQLVSRVSRLLPVTLHVFYSKPSPDQKLDVNDQLGRVDAERMLEQLGGTAGEFMICGPGVFMESIAEGLVAHNVDVDRVHYESFGGKAKGVGAIAVKNESPGEQASYAIAFAGHDADDESQVTQWDGTDGSLLDFAENQDIEVESACRVGNCGACVCKLRSGTVAYTTPPDFEAESDEVVMCVARPTSNVEIELLT; this is translated from the coding sequence GTGACTGACAATGCGTACAACCGTCGCGATCCTGCTAAACCGTTTCCTCACTTTCCGATCCAAGAAGACTGCATCGTGATCTTTGGTGAATTGACTATTGGAGTCATCGGCCTCGTCCTGACCTACCATCTGGTGGCTCAGTTTGTATCGCGTCGTGAACTGGCGTCACGAGACCTTGACTACAAGACCGAGATGCAAAGTGTGCTCAGCCGCGAAGCGGAGGCGCGAGATCGCCTGGTAAAACGCCGCCCATCCGATTTCGGCTGGAAAGGATGGCGGGATGTTCAAGTGATGGACGTCCGCGACGAGTCACCGGATTGTCGATCGTTTCGATTCGGGCCTCTTGATGGTAGCCGCGGACACGACAAAATCCTACCGCGATTTCGTGGTGGGCAATCCATCTTGGTCAGCATGCGTGATGCGCAAACCGGAAAACGAGTTTCGCGTTGCTACAGCCTTTCGGGTGGACCGGATGAACCGCATTATCGCATTACAGTTAAACGTGTTCCGGGCGGCAAGGTCAGCAATTGGCTACACGATCATCTTCGGGTCGGCGACCACATTCAGATTCAACAGCCTCGCGGTTCGTTTCACGTCAATGAGCTGCGTGCCGACCAGCCGTTGGTGTTGATCGCGGCAGGAATCGGTATCACACCGATGTTGTCGATGTTGTTGGAAAACTTAGAGCAAACTCCCAAGCGCCGAGTCGCTCTCTTCTATCAACTTCGCAGCAATGACAACGCGCCCTTCTTGAAGGCACTCCGTCAACTCGTTTCACGAGTCAGCCGATTGTTGCCGGTGACGTTGCATGTCTTTTACAGCAAGCCATCGCCCGATCAAAAGCTGGACGTGAACGATCAGCTGGGACGCGTCGATGCAGAGAGAATGCTAGAACAACTTGGTGGAACAGCGGGCGAGTTCATGATTTGTGGCCCGGGAGTCTTCATGGAGTCCATCGCCGAGGGTTTGGTCGCTCACAACGTGGATGTGGATCGAGTGCACTACGAGTCCTTTGGTGGGAAAGCCAAGGGGGTTGGCGCCATTGCGGTGAAGAACGAATCACCCGGCGAACAAGCAAGTTACGCGATTGCGTTCGCTGGTCACGATGCGGATGACGAAAGCCAAGTGACACAGTGGGATGGGACCGACGGAAGTCTATTGGACTTCGCCGAGAATCAAGACATCGAAGTGGAATCAGCCTGTCGTGTTGGCAACTGTGGTGCCTGCGTTTGCAAACTGCGGAGTGGCACCGTCGCATATACCACACCGCCAGACTTCGAGGCGGAATCGGATGAGGTTGTGATGTGTGTCGCGCGTCCAACCAGTAACGTTGAAATCGAGTTGCTGACATAA
- a CDS encoding class I SAM-dependent methyltransferase, whose protein sequence is MTNAIREQTRERSQRGYNRISFCYRTLEQLVFGTQLQQARVALIDALPSWDRMLILGDGDGRLLEAILKHRSSRIDTPCHVKPPCLVASVDQSERMLMRQRQRIEALNLADHVQWIHADALAFLPDRHAFDVIVMPFFLDCFDATELERGLPQWLDGLKRDGTLYYVDFVIPAAGWKRRRAQILSAAMHFFFCITTGLKNRKLIDVVPNLQRNGLQQVASTLHSHDMIATSFFQLRKQSGAKQSSLSLFD, encoded by the coding sequence ATGACCAATGCGATCCGCGAACAAACGCGAGAACGATCACAGCGAGGGTACAACCGGATTTCGTTCTGCTACCGAACACTGGAACAACTGGTATTCGGTACACAATTACAACAAGCCCGAGTCGCATTGATCGACGCATTGCCATCCTGGGATCGGATGCTGATTCTGGGTGACGGCGACGGACGTTTGCTAGAAGCGATCTTGAAGCACCGTTCGTCTCGAATTGACACGCCTTGTCATGTGAAACCACCTTGTCTTGTGGCCAGTGTGGATCAAAGCGAACGCATGCTGATGCGTCAAAGGCAGCGGATTGAAGCGTTAAACTTAGCGGACCATGTGCAATGGATTCACGCCGATGCACTCGCGTTCCTACCGGATCGTCATGCCTTCGACGTGATTGTCATGCCGTTCTTTTTGGACTGTTTTGATGCAACGGAACTCGAACGAGGATTGCCGCAATGGCTAGACGGGCTAAAGCGTGACGGAACACTGTACTACGTCGACTTCGTCATCCCCGCAGCCGGATGGAAAAGACGACGGGCCCAAATATTGAGCGCGGCGATGCACTTCTTTTTCTGTATCACGACTGGTCTCAAGAATCGAAAACTGATTGATGTGGTGCCGAACTTGCAACGCAACGGACTGCAGCAAGTCGCCAGCACACTGCACAGTCATGACATGATCGCCACCAGCTTCTTTCAGTTGCGAAAACAATCCGGTGCCAAACAATCCAGCCTGTCATTGTTTGACTGA
- a CDS encoding thymidine kinase: MAKLYFYYSAMNAGKSTILLQSSYNYRERGMNTLILSPEIDKRFGEGKVASRIGISADSVAFNTSDNLLSLFDRHSNEAALHCVLVDEAQFLTRGQVRQLSDVCDLHGIPVMAYGLRTDFQGNLFEGSEALLAWADSLVEIKTICHCGRKATMVLRIDAKGNTIKDGSQVQIGGNDRYASVCRRHFKEGMAQRSDDELPFLD, encoded by the coding sequence GTGGCCAAGCTTTACTTCTACTATTCCGCGATGAACGCCGGGAAATCGACCATCCTGCTGCAATCCAGCTACAACTATCGCGAACGCGGGATGAATACGTTGATCCTTTCGCCGGAAATCGACAAGCGGTTTGGCGAGGGAAAGGTCGCGTCACGGATTGGGATCTCTGCGGACTCGGTCGCGTTCAACACGTCGGACAACCTGTTGAGTCTGTTCGATCGCCATTCAAACGAAGCCGCACTGCATTGTGTGCTGGTGGACGAGGCTCAATTTTTGACGCGTGGTCAAGTTCGCCAGCTCAGCGACGTGTGTGATTTGCACGGGATCCCGGTGATGGCGTACGGCCTGCGCACTGATTTCCAGGGCAATTTGTTTGAGGGCAGTGAAGCGTTGCTGGCCTGGGCGGATAGTTTGGTGGAGATCAAAACGATTTGTCATTGTGGGCGAAAAGCGACAATGGTGCTGCGAATTGACGCCAAAGGCAACACGATCAAGGATGGCAGCCAGGTCCAGATCGGGGGGAACGATCGATACGCCTCGGTTTGTCGACGCCATTTTAAGGAAGGAATGGCACAGCGAAGCGACGACGAACTGCCGTTTCTCGACTGA
- the aroH gene encoding chorismate mutase has product MTVCRGVRGATTVDSDDRDEILKATTQLLALMIRRNEIESGDVASAIFTVTKDLQSEFPALAARQLGWLEVPLLCSYEVSVEGSLPRCIRILLHWNTDRSQSEIHHVYVREAVKLRPDLNQVPSVDLEDLEQWIQEHLRDEA; this is encoded by the coding sequence ATGACGGTATGCCGGGGTGTCCGCGGTGCGACGACAGTCGACAGCGATGATCGAGATGAAATCCTGAAGGCGACGACTCAGTTGTTAGCGTTGATGATACGCCGCAACGAGATCGAGTCGGGCGATGTTGCGAGTGCCATTTTTACAGTCACCAAAGACTTGCAAAGTGAGTTCCCCGCTTTGGCCGCCCGCCAATTGGGATGGCTCGAGGTACCGCTGCTATGCAGCTACGAAGTCAGCGTCGAGGGTTCGCTACCTCGCTGCATTCGAATCCTATTGCACTGGAATACGGATCGATCGCAATCCGAAATCCATCATGTTTACGTTCGCGAAGCGGTCAAGTTGCGACCGGACCTGAACCAGGTTCCGAGCGTTGATCTGGAGGATCTAGAACAATGGATCCAAGAACATCTGCGAGACGAAGCTTGA
- a CDS encoding sigma 54-interacting transcriptional regulator has translation MVAYLAVQTGQEKGTQYPLDPDRPMHIGRATGCEIMLSDPNSSRFHAVVYYEAEAWHLRDTDSRNGTLVNGQKADHVRLVDQTQILIGKTTLQLINPQEETNIGDPLSQTLYEDLDHWKARESDIVKEAGDLIENPNHLLDLYQLSLSLLHGQKPDDVIDTTLQLLCQRTDSDRIALVVDGGDGRWKVRRQFPKEKTAFKLDRNRLKRVIKSGNIFASDFHDKRQQTDSEPYCLMVPITDDETSLGVLILYRKDQVYSDPLIELVAGAAGLLASGLTQSTLTENLKFENQRIANRNADQGELIGNSKVMVKLKERIQRVGKASGSVLIRGESGAGKELVARAVHRASNRNDRPMLTVNCAAIPKDLLESQLFGHKRGSFTGADADHVGLFEQADQGTLFLDEIGEMTLEGQAKLLRILEGHPFLPVGASKQVNVDVRVIAATNRDLTEFVRDGRFREDLYYRLSVFELPVPPLRDRGEDIDHLISHFLAHFLLQHGRPQLSLSEGARKRMMTYPWPGNVRQLRNVIDSAVVMADEPEIVEDDLGLRDAGLSQIDTLRIDIWEKRLIEKALTRCSGSVPEAAKLLGISRATAYRKIGEYEIERT, from the coding sequence ATGGTTGCTTACCTCGCGGTCCAAACGGGTCAAGAAAAAGGCACACAGTACCCACTCGATCCGGATCGCCCGATGCACATCGGCCGCGCAACAGGATGCGAGATCATGCTGTCGGATCCCAATAGCAGTCGATTCCATGCGGTCGTTTACTACGAGGCCGAAGCGTGGCACCTGCGCGATACCGACAGTCGCAATGGGACCTTGGTGAATGGCCAAAAGGCCGATCACGTTAGACTGGTAGATCAGACTCAGATCTTGATCGGCAAGACCACGCTACAGCTGATCAACCCGCAAGAAGAGACGAACATCGGCGACCCGCTTTCGCAGACTCTTTATGAGGATCTCGATCACTGGAAGGCGCGAGAGTCGGATATCGTTAAGGAAGCTGGCGATCTGATTGAGAACCCCAACCATTTGCTCGATTTGTACCAGCTGAGCTTGTCGTTGTTGCATGGCCAAAAACCGGACGATGTGATCGACACCACGCTGCAGTTATTGTGTCAGCGAACGGATTCCGATCGGATTGCATTGGTCGTTGATGGCGGCGATGGTCGTTGGAAAGTACGTCGTCAGTTTCCGAAAGAGAAAACCGCATTCAAGTTGGACCGTAATCGCTTGAAGCGGGTCATCAAGAGCGGCAACATCTTCGCAAGCGATTTTCACGACAAGCGGCAACAGACCGACAGTGAACCGTACTGTTTGATGGTTCCGATCACTGACGACGAAACTTCGTTGGGAGTGTTAATCCTGTATCGCAAAGATCAGGTTTATTCCGATCCATTGATTGAGTTGGTCGCCGGAGCAGCAGGCTTGCTCGCCAGTGGCCTGACACAGTCAACGCTGACTGAAAACCTGAAGTTCGAGAACCAACGCATCGCCAATCGAAACGCCGACCAAGGCGAATTGATCGGCAATAGCAAGGTGATGGTCAAACTGAAAGAACGAATTCAGCGAGTCGGTAAGGCTAGCGGGTCGGTATTGATTCGTGGTGAAAGCGGTGCTGGGAAAGAACTCGTTGCTCGCGCCGTTCATCGAGCTAGCAATCGCAATGATCGTCCTATGTTGACGGTGAACTGCGCCGCGATTCCGAAGGACCTGCTTGAAAGCCAGTTGTTCGGGCACAAGCGTGGCTCGTTCACGGGTGCCGATGCGGATCACGTTGGACTCTTTGAACAAGCCGATCAAGGTACATTGTTCCTGGATGAAATCGGCGAGATGACGTTGGAAGGGCAAGCGAAGTTGCTGCGTATTCTGGAAGGACATCCGTTCTTGCCCGTTGGTGCCAGTAAGCAGGTCAACGTGGACGTCCGCGTGATTGCAGCGACCAACCGAGATCTAACCGAGTTCGTTCGAGATGGAAGATTCCGCGAGGATCTCTATTACCGCTTGAGTGTGTTCGAGCTTCCGGTTCCTCCGCTGCGTGACCGTGGCGAAGACATCGATCACTTGATCAGTCACTTCTTGGCGCACTTCTTGTTGCAACACGGTCGGCCTCAGTTATCACTGTCCGAGGGTGCCCGCAAACGCATGATGACCTATCCCTGGCCTGGCAATGTTCGGCAGTTGCGAAACGTGATTGACAGCGCCGTCGTGATGGCCGACGAGCCTGAGATCGTGGAAGACGATCTTGGTTTAAGGGATGCGGGGCTATCGCAAATCGATACGTTGCGAATTGATATTTGGGAAAAGCGGCTGATCGAGAAAGCACTCACACGGTGTAGCGGCAGCGTTCCCGAAGCCGCCAAGTTGTTGGGGATCAGTCGCGCGACCGCGTACCGCAAAATTGGTGAATACGAAATCGAGCGGACGTGA